One Candidatus Methylomirabilota bacterium DNA window includes the following coding sequences:
- a CDS encoding HAD hydrolase family protein, producing MIAHVLACDYDGTIAEGGRLAEATAAVLDRVRETGRKLMLVTGRMLLDLRGVCPEADRLFDVVVAENGA from the coding sequence ATGATCGCGCACGTGCTGGCCTGCGATTACGATGGCACGATCGCCGAGGGGGGGCGCCTGGCCGAGGCGACGGCAGCGGTGCTGGATCGGGTCCGCGAGACCGGTCGCAAGCTCATGCTCGTGACGGGCCGGATGCTTCTCGACCTCCGGGGGGTCTGCCCGGAGGCCGACCGGCTCTTCGACGTGGTGGTCGCGGAGAACGGGGC